The Leptospira paudalimensis region TCTCTGTAAGGTATTCTAGAGAACGATAACACCATGTCTCGAGTTGGAAAAAGTATCATCAAATTGCCTGCAAAGGTAGAAGTTAAAGCAGATGCAGAAGTCCTTACAATCAAAGGGCCGTTAGGGGAATTAAAAACTCCACTTTACGAAGGTGTCGGAGCAAACGTTGAAAACGGCGAATTGGTGTTCACAAGAAAAAGTGAAGACCAAAAGACAGTGGCTCTCCACGGTCTCGTTCGTTCCCTTGCGATGAACTGTGTAAAGGGTGTCACAACTGGATGGGAAAAAAACCTAGAAATCACTGGGGTCGGTTACCGTGCGCAAAAACGTGGTAAGGATCTTGTGATGGCACTTGGTTATTCTCACGAAGTGGTTTTCCCTGAGCCAAATGGCATCAAAATTGAAGTCGCAGATCAGCTCAAAATCAAAGTATCGGGCATTGACCGACAACTGGTTGGACAAGTTGCGGCTGACATTCGTTCCAAAAGACCTCCAGAGCCTTACAAAGGGAAAGGGATCAAATATCAGAACGAATACATCCGTAGAAAGGCCGGAAAAACCGGTAAGAAGTAGAACGTCATGATCAACAAGACAGCTAAAAATAGTAAAAGATTGAGAAGAGCGGAGAGAGTTCGTTACAAACTCCGCCAAACATCGGATAGACCTCGGTTAGTGTTTAACAAAACAAACCGTTACCTGACTGCACAAATCATTGATGATGCAAAAGGTGTAACACTAGTTTACGCAACCACTCTCGAGAAAGATTTTCCGAAACATGAAAATTCTAAGAAGAGTAAATCGGCTGCAACCGAACTCGGTAAAGTAGTCGCTGATAAGGCGAAAAAAGCGGGTGTTTCCCAAGTGGTACTAGACCGTTCTGGGATGGTTTACCATGGAAGAATCGCTGCGTTTGCTGATTCTGCCCGTGAAGGTGGATTGGAGTTCTAAATGATGTTAGAAGAAGAAACAAAAGAATTTACTGAGAAAGTCGTTAAAATCGACCGCGTCGCCAAAGTAGTAAAAGGGGGACGTCGTTTCTCTTTTAATGCTCTTTCCGTTGTAGGTGACTCCAAAGGAAAAGTAGGCATTGGATTTGGAAAAGCAAATGAAGTTCCAGATGCAATCCGTAAGTCCATTGAATCGGCAAAAAAGAATTTAAAATCCATTCATTATATTGGTCACACCGTTCCTCACGATGTGGTTGGACAATTCAAATCAGCACGTGTGATTTTGAAACCAGCTTCACCTGGAACTGGGATCATCGCGGGAGCTTCTGTTCGTTCCGTATTGGAAAGAGCAGGGATCCAAGATGTTCTAACAAAATCTTGGGGATCTTCAAACCCGATGAACATTGTAAAGGCGACTATGGATGCATTACAACAGTTGGAAACTCCGTCTATGGCGGTGAAACGACGTGGTGTTAGCCTCAAACACTTGTTTGGGCAAGATCTATAAAAGGGTACTGACTATGGAAGAAGTGATCGTAACGCAAGAAAGAAGTTCCATTGGTATCATCCCAATGCACAAAAAAACTTTGATTGCTCTCGGCCTTAAAAAGAAAGGTCAATCCAAAAAACACAAAATGACTCCCCAATTGAAAGGGATGTTACGACAAGTAGGATACTTGTTGAAAGTGGAAAAGGTATAATCATATGGCACAAGAAAGAATCGAACAAGGTCGTGGGTTTGGTGCAAAACGCGCTAAAAAATCCACATCTCTCGGAAACAAAAACTTGGTTCCCGTTCCGGAAGGCGCAAAAACCTCTCCGAAACGAGTGGGCCAAGGTCCAGGATCAGGGATGGGAAAAACTTCCACTCGTGGATCCAAAGGACAAAGAGCTCGTGCAGCATCCATGAGACGTGGATTTGAAGGTGGACAGCTCCCTCTTCACAGACGTTTACCAAAACGTGGTTTTACTAATATCTTCTCTGAAGTATTCCAACCAGTGAATTTGATTTCTCTTACGAAAGCTGGTCTTTCGGGAGAAGTGACTCCTGCGATTTTGAAAGCAAAGGCACTAATCAAATCCGAACTAGGACCGATTAAATTACTCGGAACTGGTGAAGTGACTGTTGCGATTACCATTACGGTTGATGCATTTTCAGCTTCTGCAAAAGAGAAAATTGAAAAAGCAGGTGGCAAAGTCATCATCAGAGAAAAGAAAAAAGAAGAGAAAAAAAACTAAATAACCCATGTTTCAAACCATCGCTAACATCTTTCGAATCCCGGAATTAAGATCTAAAATCCTATTTACGATCGGTATGTTGTTACTTTTTAGAATGGGAACTCACGTGACCATTCCTGGTATCAACAGTTTGATTGTGACGGGCATTACTGCCGATCCAAGTGAAGGTTTCCTTGGAATGGTAGATTTGTTTGCTGGTGGTGCTCTTCTCAAATTTTCTATTTTTGCACTTGGGATTATGCCTTATATCTCTTCTTCGATCATTATGCAACTTGTGATGGTTCTCATTCCTAGTTTGCAAAAAATGCAAAAAGAAGGGGAAGAGGGTAGGAAAAAGATCCAACAGTACACGAAGTACGGAACGCTCATTCTTTGTGCAATTCAGTCTCTTGCTGTGATCCAACTTGCCAATTCTTGGTCCACTGGATCGGGAACTGCGCAGGCTAAATACCCAGGTCTAATCAATCCTTCCGTCGAAGGGTATTTTTTACCGATTGCCATGTTATCCATCACAACAGGAACAGTGCTTCTCATTTGGCTCGGGGAACAAATCACCGAACGTGGGATTGGTAATGGAATTTCTCTCATTATCTTTGCGGGTATCATTGGTCGTATGCCAGAAGCACTCATTGCGATGTTTACTTCTGATACTTCAGATGCTCTCAGTATCCTGATCCTAATTATCATCTTTATTGTTCTCATTTCACTCACGGTGATTTTAACCCAAGGGGTTCGCCGGGTTCCACTGAATTACGGAAAACAGATGGTGGGTAGAAAGATGGTACAGGCTCGTAGCCAATCCATTCCTTTCAAAGTGAACAGTGCAAACGTAATGCCAATTATCTTTGCATCTTCCCTCATTCTATTTCCACAAACAATTGTTCAGTGGTTGTCTTCCAAAGGGGGACAGTGGGCTGGTTGGGCTGTGATTATGGATTATTTTAACCCATTCTCACAAATCTGGTACCATGCTTTATTTTACTATGTGATTTATACTTCTCTCATCATCTTCTTTGCTTATTTTTATACGGCAATTCAGTTCAATCCACAGGAACTCGCTGATAACTTAAAAAAATACGGTGGGTTTATCCCAGGTGTTCGTCCAGGAAGCCAAACAAAAGAAATGATCGAGAAAATTTTGAATCGAATCACCTTACCGGGTGCTCTTTTCCTTGCTGGTCTTGCTCTTGCTCCGTATCTCATCATTAAATTCTTAAACCTGGGATCCAATACAGGTGGTGGAACTTTAGTGTATACATTCGGAGGAACTTCTCTTCTCATTATGGTGGGTGTGGCACTCGAAACCTTAAAACAAATCGAAGCCCAACTCCTCATGAGAAACTACGAAGGTTTCATGAAAAAGACTAAAATCAAGGGAAGAGTGTAACGAATGAAGAGACTCATATTTATGGGCCCTCCAGGTGCTGGTAAGGGAACACAAGCTGACATCATCAAAGAGAAATACAAGATCCCTCAGATTTCCACAGGCGATATCCTCCGTGCCGCAGTAAAAAATGGCACTGCTATGGGGATTGAAGCAAAAAAATTTATGGACGCTGGAGACCTTGTTCCAGATGCTGTCGTTATAGGCATAATTCGCGACCGATTGGTCGAAGCTGATTGTGCAAATGGATTCATATTGGATGGATTTCCAAGGACGGTGGAGCAAGCAAAGGCTCTCTCGGAAATCCTCAAAGAGCTTCACATGGAGCTCGACTCCGTTGTCAACCTAGACGTTCCTGATGAAGAACTCGTCAAACGTTTGCTAGGTAGAGCGATCAAAGAAGGACGCTCGGATGACAACGAAGAGACCATCAAAAACCGTCTGCATACTTACAACACCAAGACGTTGCCCCTGATTGACTTTTATAAAGGCACGGGGATCCTTCGGCAAATCAATGGGTTGGGAAGTATGGAAGAAATCACTAACACTATTTTAAAATCAATCCAGTAGGAGATAGACCCTGGCTAAGGAAGAAGCAATCACCATTGACGGAACCGTTTTAGAACCGTTACCAAATGCAATGTTCCGTGTGGAACTAGAGAATGGTCACAAGGTTTTAGCGCACATTTCAGGAAAGATGCGTATGCACTACATTCGTATTCTACCTGGAGATAAAGTCACTGTGGAACTTTCTCCTTATGACTTAACCAAGGGCCGTATCACTTACAGAAAGAAATAGGAAACTATAATGAAAGTTAGAGCATCAGTCAAAAAAATCTGTCCAGAATGCAAAGTCATTCGCAGAAAAGGTGTAATCCGAGTGATTTGCACGAACCCAAAACACAAACAAAGGCAAAGATAGGAAGATATGGCACGTATCGCGGGTGTTGATTTACCATCAAACAAAAGAATAGTGATCGGTCTTACATACGTATTTGGTATTGGTAAGACATCCTCTCAAAATATCCTGAAAAAAGCAGGAATTGACGAATCTATCAGGGTGAAGGACCTCTCGGACGAACAAGAAGCCGCGATCCGACGAGTCATTGAAGAATCATACCAGGTAGAAGGGGATCTTCGTTCCGAAGTCAACCTCAACATCAAACGATTGATGGATGTGGGCTGTTACAGAGGTTTCCGTCACAGACGTGGACTTCCAGTTAACGGACAAAGAACAAGAACCAACGCAAGAACCCGTAAGGGAGTCAAGAAGACTGTAGCCAATAAGAAAAAGGCTACTAAGTAGAGGACCAGTCCATGGCTGAAAAAGACGCAAAGAATAAAAAAGATACCAAAAAGGTTAAGAAAAAAGAAAAGAAAAACGTTCCACGGGGTAAGGTTTATATCCAAGCTTCGTTTAACAATACAATCGTATCGATTACTGATATGGCTGGAAACGTTCTTTCTTGGTCTTCTTCCGGAATGATGGGATTTCGTGGGTCCAAAAAATCCACTCCTTACGCAGCACAAGTAGCTGCTACCAATGCTGCTGAGAAAGCAATTGAAGCTGCTGGTCTTTCCGAAGTGGATGTAATGGTTTCAGGTCCTGGAATTGGACGTGAATCTGCCATTCGGTCTTTGACCACAAAAGGGATTGCAATCAAACTCATTAAAGACGTAACTCCGCTCCCTCACAATGGGTGCCGACCACGAAAAAGAAGAAGGGTGTAGGAATTAGATATGGCACGTTACCGAGGTCCAGTTGTTAAATTGATGAGAAGAGAG contains the following coding sequences:
- the rplF gene encoding 50S ribosomal protein L6, with the translated sequence MSRVGKSIIKLPAKVEVKADAEVLTIKGPLGELKTPLYEGVGANVENGELVFTRKSEDQKTVALHGLVRSLAMNCVKGVTTGWEKNLEITGVGYRAQKRGKDLVMALGYSHEVVFPEPNGIKIEVADQLKIKVSGIDRQLVGQVAADIRSKRPPEPYKGKGIKYQNEYIRRKAGKTGKK
- the rplR gene encoding 50S ribosomal protein L18, producing the protein MINKTAKNSKRLRRAERVRYKLRQTSDRPRLVFNKTNRYLTAQIIDDAKGVTLVYATTLEKDFPKHENSKKSKSAATELGKVVADKAKKAGVSQVVLDRSGMVYHGRIAAFADSAREGGLEF
- the rpsE gene encoding 30S ribosomal protein S5, producing MLEEETKEFTEKVVKIDRVAKVVKGGRRFSFNALSVVGDSKGKVGIGFGKANEVPDAIRKSIESAKKNLKSIHYIGHTVPHDVVGQFKSARVILKPASPGTGIIAGASVRSVLERAGIQDVLTKSWGSSNPMNIVKATMDALQQLETPSMAVKRRGVSLKHLFGQDL
- the rpmD gene encoding 50S ribosomal protein L30; translated protein: MEEVIVTQERSSIGIIPMHKKTLIALGLKKKGQSKKHKMTPQLKGMLRQVGYLLKVEKV
- the rplO gene encoding 50S ribosomal protein L15, whose product is MAQERIEQGRGFGAKRAKKSTSLGNKNLVPVPEGAKTSPKRVGQGPGSGMGKTSTRGSKGQRARAASMRRGFEGGQLPLHRRLPKRGFTNIFSEVFQPVNLISLTKAGLSGEVTPAILKAKALIKSELGPIKLLGTGEVTVAITITVDAFSASAKEKIEKAGGKVIIREKKKEEKKN
- the secY gene encoding preprotein translocase subunit SecY gives rise to the protein MFQTIANIFRIPELRSKILFTIGMLLLFRMGTHVTIPGINSLIVTGITADPSEGFLGMVDLFAGGALLKFSIFALGIMPYISSSIIMQLVMVLIPSLQKMQKEGEEGRKKIQQYTKYGTLILCAIQSLAVIQLANSWSTGSGTAQAKYPGLINPSVEGYFLPIAMLSITTGTVLLIWLGEQITERGIGNGISLIIFAGIIGRMPEALIAMFTSDTSDALSILILIIIFIVLISLTVILTQGVRRVPLNYGKQMVGRKMVQARSQSIPFKVNSANVMPIIFASSLILFPQTIVQWLSSKGGQWAGWAVIMDYFNPFSQIWYHALFYYVIYTSLIIFFAYFYTAIQFNPQELADNLKKYGGFIPGVRPGSQTKEMIEKILNRITLPGALFLAGLALAPYLIIKFLNLGSNTGGGTLVYTFGGTSLLIMVGVALETLKQIEAQLLMRNYEGFMKKTKIKGRV
- a CDS encoding adenylate kinase, with the protein product MKRLIFMGPPGAGKGTQADIIKEKYKIPQISTGDILRAAVKNGTAMGIEAKKFMDAGDLVPDAVVIGIIRDRLVEADCANGFILDGFPRTVEQAKALSEILKELHMELDSVVNLDVPDEELVKRLLGRAIKEGRSDDNEETIKNRLHTYNTKTLPLIDFYKGTGILRQINGLGSMEEITNTILKSIQ
- the infA gene encoding translation initiation factor IF-1, with translation MAKEEAITIDGTVLEPLPNAMFRVELENGHKVLAHISGKMRMHYIRILPGDKVTVELSPYDLTKGRITYRKK
- the rpmJ gene encoding 50S ribosomal protein L36 yields the protein MKVRASVKKICPECKVIRRKGVIRVICTNPKHKQRQR
- the rpsM gene encoding 30S ribosomal protein S13 yields the protein MARIAGVDLPSNKRIVIGLTYVFGIGKTSSQNILKKAGIDESIRVKDLSDEQEAAIRRVIEESYQVEGDLRSEVNLNIKRLMDVGCYRGFRHRRGLPVNGQRTRTNARTRKGVKKTVANKKKATK
- the rpsK gene encoding 30S ribosomal protein S11, whose protein sequence is MAEKDAKNKKDTKKVKKKEKKNVPRGKVYIQASFNNTIVSITDMAGNVLSWSSSGMMGFRGSKKSTPYAAQVAATNAAEKAIEAAGLSEVDVMVSGPGIGRESAIRSLTTKGIAIKLIKDVTPLPHNGCRPRKRRRV